CCATCTGCTCGGCTAAAAATTGAAGGAAAAACGAAAGATGGAATAGACAGCGAGATGACTGTGTTCGTTGGACAGAATTGGCTTGGTGATGGCCGGGGACTGGTCACGTTAGCAGATACTCAATCATTCAAGCTTTGGAACATTATCAACAAAACAGGAGCTATCCAGTCGGAGGTCTCAACTCCGTTCGCTCGTGCCTCGCTCACTCCTTGAGACTCCTCATCGATCTCCAGAAAGAATGAATCATTTCTATCCAGGCATGGGCGCGACATCTTCGATGTATGGGGAGCCTTGGAGAAAAGAATTCGATGGTCACTTTCACGACTGGCCAGAATGGCACGGCGAGACATCTATTACCGACATAGCCAAAAGAGTAATAGAAGAGCACAAAATTGAATCAGGCGATACAGTCATTGGAACATCCTTGGGGGGAATCATAGCCTGCGAGATTGCCAATTTGGTCGATTTAGAGCGAGTCATCCTCATCGGATCAGCTAGAAGAAAAGAAGAAGTAAATCGGATTCTAGCTATCCTACACCCCTTGATTGATTTTGCGCCGATTCCCTTCATCCAGATGTCGTCTGGCAAGTTGCCGAGTGATTTGTCTGATATGTTTCGTCATAGTGATCCGGCATTCATCAGAAATATGTCGAAATCCATTTTTACTTGGAAAGGTTACGATAGCGAAGTCCCAGTCTTGCGTATCCATGGGACGAAGGATTTAGTCATACCAAACACCAAAGAGACAAATCATGAAATTGATGGAGGACATCTCATTGTGATGACACACCCCTTGGAGTGCATCGAAGCCATTAGGGCGTAGATCCAGACGGTGGTATCAACTCCGTTTCGCGCTCCGCGCTTCACTTCGTGATACACCTCCACGTTAGGCGAAAAAAAGAAAGCATATGATACAAGTAGAAGAATTTGATGATCGACCGTTGCAGGCGGGCGACACAAGGATGCTCGTTCTTTCTGGAAACGGGCCATTTCTAATTCAGTCTCGCTGTTTCGTCGATCAGCCACGTCCGCCCGGCCCTGGCTTTTTACCGTGCCCCGAGTGCGAGGGGGCAAGCGTGAAATCGATGCAGCCATTCAAGGTGAAATGCTCTACTCGTATGTGGAGAAAAGCGACAGGGCGAATTGAAATCAGCATTCGGGACTCAGCTGGAGAGAGCCTAATGTTGTCACTTAATGTCTCCGGAGAGAGTGACCGGGGATTAATGATGGGAGGCGCATAACATGGAAAAATCACTAATCGATAAAGAGCTTGATGAGCTATACAAAGAAGTTGCAGATGGTCAGGAAAGAGGTGAGAAGGTGGGTTCTTGGCGAAAGATCGCAGCCTATTCATTGAAGGTTGTGGCAGCCGGCGGAAGTTTGATCGTTGCGACTGGCCTACTTGAGCCGGCAGATCAAGGAATTGGAATAGCAGTCCTACTTGCGATCTTCGCAGACACAATTTCCTCTAATCACAAAAGGCTGATTGCGGAAGTTGAAGCAGGCTATGCTTTTCGCGCACTCAGGAGCCGAGTGAAGGGAGAGTTCAATCGTGAAGCGAGTCCCCTTTACTCAGCAGCAAACACGGAAAACGAGAGCGCGGTAAAAGAGTTGGAGCAGTTGAAGAAGCGGGCACACATTGCTCTTAGCGACGGCATTGCTGAGATTCGCTCAAAGCTCGAGAAATCTGATATTGAGGCCTTGAAAGCTTTGTCCTTGGATCAGGAACGTTCGGGACTCTCCGGGGCCGATCCAAACGCCTAACAAGCAGGTGGACTCAACGCGCTACCGCGCGTGAGTCACCTTTGACGTTAGGCGAAAGAATCATGAAAAGCACACCAATATCCGCATACGAGAAAACAGAGGGAATGCTCTACTTTGCTCGTATGCTAGACAAGATACGGAAACAGGCATCAGGAGACCTCAGAGATGACTTTCAAGGCAACCTTGGAAAAGGCTTCGACCTAAGGTGCACAAAGTATGTCCGAGTGGATTATGATGCGCTGAGAAGTCGAGTTCTAGAAGGCGGCGACGATAAGGAAATCCTGCACTGGTGCTATGATTGCGGACGCAAACTGGACGAGAACGATATACTGATCTGGAACGAGTTCATAAGAAAAGTAGGATACAGAGACTTCGCATCGGAATCACTCTCACAAAGAAAAATTGAGAGCGGTCTAGGAGATCGCAACGAGATAGAAACGATGCTCGAATACTTCGAAGTCGATGAAGGAAGAGCCTAACCAGGCGGCCCATACAACTCCGGCCATCGCTCCGCGATGACCTGCGCGTATGGCCTTCACGTTCTGAGAATTAAATGATCCATAAAGATGCATTACCTTTCCTAGTCCTTGCGGTGGTTGCTGTTGTTGCAGGCTTAGCAGGAAAGAAAAAGGGAAAGAATGTCGGATTTGTGCTGTTTTGTTTAGGTGGCTT
This genomic window from Puniceicoccus vermicola contains:
- a CDS encoding alpha/beta fold hydrolase: MNHFYPGMGATSSMYGEPWRKEFDGHFHDWPEWHGETSITDIAKRVIEEHKIESGDTVIGTSLGGIIACEIANLVDLERVILIGSARRKEEVNRILAILHPLIDFAPIPFIQMSSGKLPSDLSDMFRHSDPAFIRNMSKSIFTWKGYDSEVPVLRIHGTKDLVIPNTKETNHEIDGGHLIVMTHPLECIEAIRA
- a CDS encoding DUF5069 domain-containing protein, encoding MKSTPISAYEKTEGMLYFARMLDKIRKQASGDLRDDFQGNLGKGFDLRCTKYVRVDYDALRSRVLEGGDDKEILHWCYDCGRKLDENDILIWNEFIRKVGYRDFASESLSQRKIESGLGDRNEIETMLEYFEVDEGRA